A single genomic interval of Homo sapiens chromosome 7, GRCh38.p14 Primary Assembly harbors:
- the SMARCD3 gene encoding SWI/SNF-related matrix-associated actin-dependent regulator of chromatin subfamily D member 3 isoform X2, with the protein MADKILPQRIRELVPESQAYMDLLAFERKLDQTIMRKRVDIQEALKRPMKQKRKLRLYISNTFNPAKPDAEDSDGSIASWELRVEGKLLDDPSKQKRKFSSFFKSLVIELDKDLYGPDNHLVEWHRTPTTQETDGFQVKRPGDLSVRCTLLLMLDYQPPQFKLDPRLARLLGLHTQSRSAIVQALWQYVKTNRLQDSHDKEYINGDKYFQQIFDCPRLKFSEIPQRLTALLLPPDPIVINHVISVDPSDQKKTACYDIDVEVEEPLKGQMSSFLLSTANQQEISALDSKIHETIESINQLKIQRDFMLSFSRDPKGYVQDLLRSQSRDLKVMTDVAGNPEEERRAEFYHQPWSQEAVSRYFYCKIQQRRQELEQSLVVRNT; encoded by the exons ATGGCTGACAAAATCCTCCCTCAAAGG ATTCGGGAGCTGGTCCCCGAGTCCCAGGCTTACATGGACCTCTTGGCATTTGAGAGGAAACTGGATCAAACCATCATGCGGAAGCGGGTGGACATCCAGGAGGCTCTGAAGAGGCCCATGAAG CAAAAGCGGAAGCTGCGACTCTATATCTCCAACACTTTTAACCCTGCGAAGCCTGATGCTGAGGATTCCGACGGCAGCATTGCCTCCTGGGAGCTACGGGTGGAGGGGAAGCTCCTGGATGAT CCCAGCAAACAGAAGCGGAagttctcttctttcttcaagAGTTTGGTCATCGAGCTGGACAAAGATCTTTATGGCCCTGACAACCACCTCGTTGAG TGGCATCGGACACCCACGACCCAGGAGACGGACGGCTTCCAGGTGAAACGGCCTGGGGACCTGAGTGTGCGCTGCACGCTGCTCCTCATGCTGGACTACCAG CCTCCCCAGTTCAAACTGGATCCCCGCCTAGCCCGGCTGCTGGGGCTGCACACACAGAGCCGCTCAGCCATTGTCCAGGCCCTGTGGCAGTATGTGAAGACCAACAGGCTGCAGGACTCCCATGACAAGGAATACATCAATGGGGACAAGTATTTCCAGCAG ATTTTTGATTGTCCCCGGCTGAAGTTTTCTGAGATTCCCCAGCGCCTCACAGCCCTGCTATTGCCCCCTGACCCAATTGTCATCAACCATGTCATCAG CGTGGACCCTTCAGACCAGAAGAAGACGGCGTGCTATGACATTGACGTGGAGGTGGAGGAGCCATTAAAGGGGCAGATGAGCAGCTTCCTCCTATCCACGGCCAACCAGCAGGAGATCAGTGCTCTGGACAGTAAG ATCCATGAGACGATTGAGTCCATAAACCAGCTCAAGATCCAGAGGGACTTCATGCTAAGCTTCTCCAGAGACCCCAAAGGCTATGTCCAAGACCTGCTCCGCTCCCAGAGCCGGGACCTCAAG GTGATGACAGATGTAGCCGGCAACCCTGAAGAGGAGCGCCGGGCTGAGTTCTACCACCAGCCCTGGTCCCAGGAGGCCGTCAGTCGCTACTTCTACTGCAAG ATCCAGCAGCGCAGGCAGGAGCTGGAGCAGTCGCTGGTTGTGCGCAACACCTAG